A window of the Brassica oleracea var. oleracea cultivar TO1000 chromosome C1, BOL, whole genome shotgun sequence genome harbors these coding sequences:
- the LOC106326095 gene encoding uncharacterized protein LOC106326095 isoform X1: MFPRPVRGNHVWSDFGAHVSRSRGARDSPTQGHSQQEETSHCDIPGCSETASAFSDTASVQCCCNRDERIIWFLINFIVSLEFSLDQENVKYLPGIKLGRNSLLLLYRPWLREQKQS, translated from the exons ATGTTTCCTCGTCCTGTTCGCGGGAATCATGTCTGGTCTGACTTTGGGGCTCATGTCTCTCGGTCTCGTGGTGCTCGAGATTCTCCAACTCAGGGGCACTCCCAACAAGAAGAAACAAGCCA CTGTGATATTCCGGGTTGTTCAGAAACAGCATCAGCTTTTAGTGACACTGCTTCTGTGCAATGCTGTTGCAATAGAGATGAGAGGATCATTTGGTTCTTGATCAATTTTATTGTTTCTTTGGAGTTTTCTCTTGATCAA GAAAATGTCAAGTATCTTCCCGGGATTAAGCTAGGAAGAAACAGTCTGTTACTACTCTACAGGCCATGGCTAAGAGAGCAAAAGCAGAGTTGA
- the LOC106326095 gene encoding DUF21 domain-containing protein At4g14240-like isoform X2 → MLHVLKDYTGVSCFLVLFAGIMSGLTLGLMSLGLVVLEILQLRGTPNKKKQATVIFRVVQKQHQLLVTLLLCNAVAIEMRGSFGS, encoded by the exons ATGCTTCACGTCTTGAAAGACTACACAGGCGTCTCATGTTTCCTCGTCCTGTTCGCGGGAATCATGTCTGGTCTGACTTTGGGGCTCATGTCTCTCGGTCTCGTGGTGCTCGAGATTCTCCAACTCAGGGGCACTCCCAACAAGAAGAAACAAGCCA CTGTGATATTCCGGGTTGTTCAGAAACAGCATCAGCTTTTAGTGACACTGCTTCTGTGCAATGCTGTTGCAATAGAGATGAGAGGATCATTTGGTTCTTGA